Genomic DNA from Candidatus Paceibacterota bacterium:
ATAAATAGTTGACATTCTGTAGCACATTGTGCTACACTTGAAATATGAGAACAACATTAAACATTTCAATGCCACCACTTCAAAAAAAGAATGTGGATCGCATGATAAAAGATTATAATTATTCTTCTACTAGTGAGTTTTTTCGTGATGCTGTTAGAGCTCTTGAGGAAGACAAGCTTATTAAGGATATTATGGAAAGTGAGCGAGAGTTTGCTGCTGGTAAGGGTAAAAAACTTCGTTCATTAAAAGATTTGATGTAAATTTATGGAAATCGAGTATTCTCCAAAATTTATAAAGCAATTTAAAAAGCTACCTAAAGAGATAAAAGAATCTGCTCTAAAATGTGAGAAATTATTTCGAGAAAATCCATTTAATCCTAAATTAAAAACACATAAATTGCATGGAACTATGCAGGAGTACTGGGCATTTTCTATTTCTTATAACTATCGTATAGGTTTTACTTTTTTTGATACTAATTCTGTACATTTTCATGCAATTGGTAGTCATGATATTTATAAATAATCACTCGAAATGAAATTCGCTGGTTTTTTGGTGCACTTTTTGTTTTAGGAGGGGGTATTTCAAGAGTTCTGGATCTTTTTCTATTAGAGCTATGGCTTCTGTGCGGGCGGCTTCTACCATTTTTATATTCTTTATGGCTTCCATGCCGAGATCGGTGATACCCCATTGTTTCGTACCTCCGAGTTCTCCTGCACCGCGGATAGTTAGGTCTAATTCAGCCAATTCAAAACCATTTTTGGCGGTTTTTAAAGCTTTTAAGCGAGCAATTGTTTTTTCGCTTTTCGCTTCAGCGAAAATATAACAATAAGCTTGATGGGAACTTCGGATGACGCGTCCGCGAAGTTGGTGAAGTTGGGCTAGGCCGAAACGTTCAGCCCCTTCGATTATTATTACTGTCGCGTTTGGAACATTAACCCCCACTTCTACCACAGAGGTAGCACACAATATATTTATTTTCCCTTCGGTAAATTCTTGCATCACTTTTTCTTTTTTTTCTTTGCTCATTTTACTGTGCAAAACTCCTATTTCATATTCTTGAAAAACCCCTTTTTTTAATCTTTTAGCCTCGGCTTCTGCTGATTTTACATTGAGAGCTAATTCTTTTTCTGGATCTGGTTCGTTGATTCTCGGGCAAATAACATACAGCTGTCTGCCAGCTTTTAATTCTTGGCGAATTTTTTCATAAGTTTCATTGCGTTTATTCGGGGTGATTATTTCAGTAATTATTTGTTTTCTGCCCAGAGGCATTTCCTCAAGAAGAGATAAATCCAAGTCACCATATATTGTGAGCGCAAGTGTGCGGGGTATGGGGGTGGCAGTCATTGAGAGCAGGTGTGGTGCAATGTTATCTTTGTGGACAAGTTTCCTTCGTTGGGCTGTGCCGAAACGGTGTTGTTCATCAATTACCACAAAAGCCAAATTTTTAAATTTTACAGTTTTTTGAATAAGCGCATGGGTGCCGATTAAAATTGGGATTTCTCCATTTGCTACCCATTTTAATAGTTGGGCGCGAGAGATAGTGGTCCAACCGCTAGGATTTAATTTAGAAGGAAATTTACGACAACCTGATCCAGTGATGAGTCCGATGTTTATTGGTAGATGTTTAAAATATTCTATAAAAGATTCGAAATGCTGGGTGGCCAATATTTCTGTCGGTGCCATATAGGCTGTTTGTAGATTACCAAAAGTTTGAGATTTGCCAGAAGTGTTATCGAAGGGTCTTTGATTTTGAACTACATAAGCCGCGGTGGCAGCGACGGCAGTTTTGCCGCTCCCTACGTCGCCTTCAAGCAAGCGAGACATTGGAAAAGTTTTTCCCATGTCATTCAGTATTGTTTCTATAGCTTTTTTTTGTGAGACAGTTAGTTCAAAAGGGAAACGAGATAAAAATTTATCTACGTTTAAAGCAAGAGGTCCCACTTTTATTTGGAAAGATTTATTTTTTCTATATTCAAATTTATCGTGTTGGCGTTCCAGCTGGATACAGAAAACTTCCTCAAAAGCGAATCTTTTGCGCGCAGACTCCGCATCCTTTTTATTTTTTGGTTTATGTATCCAAACAAGCGCAGTTTTTAAAGTCGGTAAGTGATATTTTTTAAGAATATTGTCTGGGATATAATCTTGGATGTTATCTAATGTTTTATCTTTAAATATTTTTTCTATTGCGTGATAAAACCATTTAGAAGTAATGCCTCGAGTTTCAGCGTAAATAGGGTAAGAAAAACCAGAATTGGAGGTTTTGTTTTTTGTGAATAGAGTATCGTGCATATCTATCGGCATATTGGGTAATTTTTCAAATTCTGGATTCGCCAAATAAATACTATTTTTCCCTTGGCTAACTTTCCCTGTAAGTTTCACATTTTCTCCTTCTTTCATCATTTTGGCTAAATAAGCTTGGTTGAACCAAGTTATTTTTATTTTTCCAGACAGGTCTTCTATTTCACCCTCAGCCATAGGAATATGAGATCGAAAAGCTTTTTTTGTTTTCAGTTTTGATACTTTGCCGTAGACCGTAGCCATATCGCCAGCAACAAGATCTGCAATATTTTTTACTTCACTCATATCGCTATATCTGACAGGGAAGTATCCAAGCAAATCTGCCACTGAAAAAATATTTAATTTACGCAAAGCTCTTTTTTGATTTACATCTAGGCGGAATTTTTCTTCCAGTTTGTTATGAAGCTCCATATAGTTTATAATATACCCATGGACACACTTCTACAATCTCAAGTTTTCTTTTTTATATCTTCTATGGGCTTTGTTGTTTTGTGGATTTTAACAGCGATATTTTTGTT
This window encodes:
- a CDS encoding ribbon-helix-helix domain-containing protein, whose amino-acid sequence is MRTTLNISMPPLQKKNVDRMIKDYNYSSTSEFFRDAVRALEEDKLIKDIMESEREFAAGKGKKLRSLKDLM
- a CDS encoding type II toxin-antitoxin system mRNA interferase toxin, RelE/StbE family translates to MEIEYSPKFIKQFKKLPKEIKESALKCEKLFRENPFNPKLKTHKLHGTMQEYWAFSISYNYRIGFTFFDTNSVHFHAIGSHDIYK
- the recG gene encoding ATP-dependent DNA helicase RecG, which encodes MELHNKLEEKFRLDVNQKRALRKLNIFSVADLLGYFPVRYSDMSEVKNIADLVAGDMATVYGKVSKLKTKKAFRSHIPMAEGEIEDLSGKIKITWFNQAYLAKMMKEGENVKLTGKVSQGKNSIYLANPEFEKLPNMPIDMHDTLFTKNKTSNSGFSYPIYAETRGITSKWFYHAIEKIFKDKTLDNIQDYIPDNILKKYHLPTLKTALVWIHKPKNKKDAESARKRFAFEEVFCIQLERQHDKFEYRKNKSFQIKVGPLALNVDKFLSRFPFELTVSQKKAIETILNDMGKTFPMSRLLEGDVGSGKTAVAATAAYVVQNQRPFDNTSGKSQTFGNLQTAYMAPTEILATQHFESFIEYFKHLPINIGLITGSGCRKFPSKLNPSGWTTISRAQLLKWVANGEIPILIGTHALIQKTVKFKNLAFVVIDEQHRFGTAQRRKLVHKDNIAPHLLSMTATPIPRTLALTIYGDLDLSLLEEMPLGRKQIITEIITPNKRNETYEKIRQELKAGRQLYVICPRINEPDPEKELALNVKSAEAEAKRLKKGVFQEYEIGVLHSKMSKEKKEKVMQEFTEGKINILCATSVVEVGVNVPNATVIIIEGAERFGLAQLHQLRGRVIRSSHQAYCYIFAEAKSEKTIARLKALKTAKNGFELAELDLTIRGAGELGGTKQWGITDLGMEAIKNIKMVEAARTEAIALIEKDPELLKYPLLKQKVHQKTSEFHFE